In Scophthalmus maximus strain ysfricsl-2021 chromosome 21, ASM2237912v1, whole genome shotgun sequence, one genomic interval encodes:
- the LOC118291526 gene encoding vasoactive intestinal polypeptide receptor 2: MSFTHRIVLLPQLLLLGLSVLHTVDGKFPNCQFQWEIQRAERECRTQLRQQTPASTGCSGEWNNVACWQSTAVGEVMTLPCPSPLIHLFGKNGNLSRNCTEGGWSDVYPVITVACGSSDTDEPGELVFYRIVMILSTLGHSLSLIALLTSTVIICSFRRLRCMRNYIHLNLFASFMLRAAAVLTKDALLFSDDENTDCSTQPSLVGCKSSLVFFNYFIMANFFWLLVEGLYLHTLLLVVHSCSTRLCVYMLIGWGIPFVFMVAWIICRINLEDTRCWEMNENPIPDRLINWPIMASVIINFILFISIIRILVQKLRCTDVGGNEQSQYRRLAKSTLLLIPLFGVNYMVFVYLMEPPEKNMKRIKIFFDLGLGSFQGLIVAVLYCFLNSEVQSELRRTWRSLSLKRCVGRDYRPHAASVGRNGGEHSAQFPRSSRAPSILQTETTVL; the protein is encoded by the exons GTTGATGGAAAGTTTCCCAACTGCCAGTTCCAGTGGGAGATtcagagagcggagagagagtGTCGGACGCAACTGAGGCAACAGACGCCCGCCAGCAcag gatgCAGCGGCGAGTGGAACAACGTCGCCTGTTGGCAGAGCACGGCGGTCGGCGAGGTGATGACCctcccctgcccctcccccctcatccacctttttggaaaaaacg GGAACCTCAGCAGGAACTGTACCGAGGGCGGCTGGTCAGACGTCTACCCCGTCATCACCGTCGCCTGCGGGTCCAGCGACACCGACGAGCCCGGGGAG ctcGTCTTCTACAGAATCGTGATGATCCTGTCGACTCTGGGCCACAGCCTGTCGCTCATCGCTCTGCTCACCAGCACCGTCATCATCTGTTCATTCAG gaggctCCGCTGCATGAGGAACTACATCCATCTGAACCTGTTTGCGTCGTTCATGCTGCGAGCCGCGGCCGTGCTCACCAAGGACGCTCTGCTCTTCTCCGACGACGAGAACACCGACTGCAGCACGCAGCCGTCGCTG GTGGGCTGTAAATCCAGCCTGGTGTTCTTCAACTACTTCATCATGGCGAACTTCTTCTGGCTGCTGGTGGAGGGCCTCTACCTGCACACGCTGCTGCTCGTGGTCCACAGCTGCTCCACCCGCCTCTGCGTCTACATGCTCATCGGCTGGG gaATCCCTTTCGTCTTCATGGTGGCGTGGATCATTTGCAGGATAAACCTGGAGGACACGAG gtGCTGGGAGATGAACGAGAACCCGATTCCCGACCGGCTGATCAACTGGCCCATCATGGCGTCCGTCATT ATCAACTTCATCCTGTTCATCAGCATCATTCGCATCCTGGTGCAGAAGCTGCGCTGCACGGACGTCGGGGGAAACGAGCAGTCGCAGTACAG GCGCCTGGCGAAGTCCACGCTGCTGCTCATCCCTCTGTTCGGGGTGAACTACATGGTGTTCGTCTACCTGATGGAGCCGCCGGAGAAGAACATGAAGCGCATCAAGATCTTCTTCGACCTCGGCCTCGGATCCTTCCAG ggtCTGATTGTGGCTGTCCTGTACTGTTTCCTCAACAGCGAG gtGCAGAGCGAGCTGAGGAGGACCTGGAGGAGTTTGTCCCTCAAGCGCTGCGTGGGGCGGGACTACAGGCCGCACGCCGCATCCGTCGGGCGAAATGGCGGCGAACACTCCGCCCAGTTCCCCAGGAGCTCCCGCGCCCCGTCCATCCTGCAGACGGAGACCACCGTCCTCTGA